A genome region from Mesorhizobium sp. B2-1-8 includes the following:
- a CDS encoding DUF1028 domain-containing protein: protein MTFSIVARCRRTGMFGVAVSSSSPAVAARCAYAQAGVGAVASQNVTDPTLGPRALELMARGASATEAVAILKRTAAFSEYRQVLAVDAAGGSAIHSGPKALGIWAEARGEDVACGGNLLASDRVPQAMVDAFLASEGDLGDRLIATMRAALEAGGEAGPVRSAGMKLVRDVSWPVADLRCDWTEECPIEQLATLWDIYKPQLDAYVTRALNPSGAPSYGVPGDE from the coding sequence ATGACCTTCTCCATCGTGGCACGGTGCCGGCGCACCGGTATGTTCGGAGTGGCGGTGTCTTCGTCATCTCCCGCGGTCGCGGCCCGCTGCGCCTATGCGCAGGCGGGCGTCGGGGCGGTTGCCAGCCAGAACGTCACGGACCCGACGCTCGGGCCACGAGCGCTCGAGCTGATGGCGCGGGGCGCCTCCGCCACTGAGGCCGTCGCGATCCTGAAGCGTACGGCCGCTTTCAGCGAATACCGGCAGGTCCTGGCGGTCGACGCGGCTGGCGGCAGCGCAATCCATTCGGGGCCGAAAGCGCTCGGCATCTGGGCCGAGGCGCGCGGCGAGGACGTCGCCTGCGGCGGCAACCTGCTTGCCAGCGATAGGGTTCCGCAAGCCATGGTGGACGCCTTTCTCGCCTCCGAAGGCGATCTCGGCGACCGGCTGATCGCCACCATGCGCGCCGCGCTCGAGGCCGGCGGCGAGGCGGGACCTGTCCGCTCCGCCGGCATGAAGCTGGTGCGCGATGTCTCATGGCCCGTCGCCGACCTGCGTTGCGACTGGACGGAGGAGTGTCCGATCGAGCAGTTGGCGACGCTGTGGGATATCTACAAGCCCCAGCTCGATGCCTATGTCACGCGCGCCCTCAATCCGTCTGGTGCGCCGAGCTACGGCGTTCCCGGTGACGAGTAG
- a CDS encoding flavin-containing monooxygenase has product MSVETIDTLVVGGGQAGVAMSEHLSKCGVPHLVLERGRIAERWRSQRWDSLVANGPAWHDRFPGMEFPITGPDGFPSKEEVADYFVAYAKKIDAPIRSGVEVRLVQRNVGRPGFRVETSDGVIEANSIVAATGPFQVPVIPSVVPAETGILQIHSSAYRNPAQLPKGAVLVVGAGSSGVQIADELQRAGRRVYLSVGPHDRPPRAYRGRDFCWWLGVLGKWDLETPGPGTEHVTIAVSGARGGETIDFRRLAAQGLTLVGMTRTYQDGLMSFAPDLAKNIARGDTNLMSLLDEADAYVARNGLDLPEEPAARRIEPDPECMTHPIRELHMAEAGIAAIIWATGFAADYSWLKVDAFDEKGRPRHQRGVSTEPGIYFLGLPWQSRRGSSFIWGVWHDAKHVADRISTQRKYLAYHAAAKRESVDA; this is encoded by the coding sequence ATGTCGGTCGAGACGATAGACACGCTTGTCGTTGGCGGCGGCCAGGCGGGGGTGGCCATGAGCGAGCACCTGAGCAAATGCGGGGTACCTCATCTCGTTCTCGAACGCGGCCGCATTGCCGAGCGCTGGCGCTCGCAGCGGTGGGACTCCCTCGTTGCCAATGGCCCGGCCTGGCACGACCGCTTCCCGGGCATGGAGTTTCCGATTACGGGTCCCGATGGCTTTCCCTCCAAGGAGGAGGTTGCCGACTATTTTGTCGCTTACGCAAAGAAGATCGATGCGCCGATCCGCAGCGGCGTCGAGGTCAGGCTTGTGCAAAGAAATGTCGGTCGGCCCGGATTCCGGGTCGAGACGTCCGATGGCGTGATCGAGGCAAACAGCATCGTCGCCGCGACCGGACCTTTCCAGGTCCCCGTCATTCCGTCCGTTGTGCCGGCGGAGACGGGCATCCTGCAAATCCATTCCAGCGCGTATCGCAATCCCGCGCAATTGCCAAAGGGCGCGGTGCTGGTGGTCGGAGCGGGATCGTCGGGCGTGCAGATCGCGGACGAGCTCCAGCGCGCGGGAAGGCGCGTCTATCTTTCGGTCGGCCCGCACGACCGCCCGCCGCGGGCCTATCGCGGGCGCGACTTCTGTTGGTGGCTGGGCGTTCTCGGTAAATGGGACCTCGAAACCCCGGGACCAGGCACCGAACATGTCACGATCGCGGTGAGTGGCGCGCGCGGCGGCGAAACGATCGATTTCCGCCGTCTGGCCGCGCAAGGGCTTACCTTGGTCGGCATGACGAGGACCTACCAAGATGGACTGATGAGCTTCGCGCCTGATCTTGCGAAAAACATTGCCCGCGGCGACACCAATCTGATGTCGCTGCTGGACGAAGCCGACGCCTATGTCGCGCGCAACGGTCTCGACCTTCCGGAAGAGCCTGCCGCACGCCGGATCGAACCGGATCCGGAATGCATGACGCATCCGATCCGCGAACTGCACATGGCCGAGGCCGGGATAGCGGCGATCATCTGGGCGACGGGCTTTGCCGCCGATTACAGCTGGCTCAAGGTCGACGCCTTTGACGAGAAGGGCCGGCCAAGGCACCAGCGCGGCGTCTCGACAGAGCCAGGAATCTATTTCCTGGGGTTGCCCTGGCAGTCGCGAAGGGGTTCCAGTTTCATATGGGGCGTATGGCACGACGCCAAGCACGTCGCCGATCGTATTTCGACGCAGCGAAAATATCTGGCCTACCACGCGGCCGCGAAGCGCGAGTCCGTGGACGCCTGA
- a CDS encoding RidA family protein — protein sequence MAHKRIRTFNTKDTYPEQKLDNDLCQAVVTRGGRTIYLRGQCPQDLDTAKTIESHDPVEQTHKVMQNIKQLIEECGGTMEHLVKVVIYLTDVRHREAVYRTMGEYIKGVHPVSTGLVVSALARPEWLVEIDGTAVIPD from the coding sequence ATGGCGCATAAGCGAATTCGCACCTTCAACACCAAGGATACCTATCCCGAGCAGAAGCTCGACAACGATCTGTGCCAGGCGGTCGTCACGCGGGGCGGCCGCACGATCTATCTGCGCGGCCAGTGCCCGCAGGATCTCGACACCGCCAAGACCATCGAGAGCCATGATCCGGTCGAGCAGACCCACAAGGTCATGCAGAACATCAAGCAGCTCATCGAGGAATGCGGTGGGACGATGGAGCATCTGGTGAAGGTGGTGATCTATCTGACAGATGTACGCCATCGCGAAGCCGTCTACCGGACGATGGGCGAATACATCAAAGGCGTGCATCCGGTTTCGACCGGCCTAGTCGTGTCAGCCCTGGCGCGGCCGGAATGGCTGGTCGAGATCGACGGCACTGCCGTAATTCCGGACTGA